Within Raineyella sp. W15-4, the genomic segment CTGGTGTCGTCGGTGATCTGTCTGCTGGTCCTGCTCTTCTCGCTGGGTCAGGAGGAGGAACAACGGCGCCGCGAGACGCCGATCTCGATCTTCCACCCGACCTTCCTGGCGCTCACCGCCGGGGTGTCGAACGCCTTCCTCACCGGCGACCTGTTCAACCTGTACGTCGGCTTCGAGATGCTGCTGTTCGCCTCCTTCGTTCTGCTCACCCTGGGCGGCACCGGGGAACGGATCCGGGCCGGCACCACCTACGTGGTGGTGTCCCTGGTCAGTTCGCTGCTCTTCCTGGTCGCCCTGGCCGCCGTGTACGCCGCGACCGGCACGGTCAACATGGCCCAGGCCGGGGCCCGGCTCGCGGCGCTGCCGATCGAGGTCCAGCAGGTGATCCACTTCCTGCTGATCACCGTCTTCGGGATCAAGGCCGCCGTCTTCCCGCTGTCCGCCTGGCTGCCGGACTCCTATCCGACCGCCCCGGCGCCGGTCACCGCGGTGTTCGCCGGCCTGCTCACCAAGGTCGGGGTGTACGCGATGATCCGGACCCAGACCGTGCTCTTCCCCGACAACGCGCTGCAAGTGCCGATGCTGGTGATCGGCATCCTCACCATGATCCTCGGCATCCTGGGTGCCATCGCCCAGGGCGAGATCAAGCGGATGCTCTCCTTCACCCTGGTCAGCCACATCGGCTACATGGTCTTCGGCATCGCGCTGGACTCCGACGCCGGGCTGTCCGGCGCGATCTTCTACACGGCGCACCACATCCTCGTCCAGACCGCCCTGTTCCTGGTCGCCGGCCTGATCGAGCGCCGCGGCGGGTCGACCTCGCTCAACGAGCTGGGTGGGCTGGCGTCCGCCTCACCGGTGTTGGGGGCGCTGTTCCTGGTCCCGGCGCTCAACCTGGCCGGCGTCCCGCCACTGTCGGGCTTCATCGGCAAGGTCGGCCTGCTGCGGGCCGGCGTCGGTGCCCACAACTGGCTCGCCGGCGTCGGGGTGGGCGCGGTGCTGCTGACCAGCCTGCTCACCCTGTTCGCCGTGGCGAAGATCTGGAACCGGGCGTTCTGGCAGGCGATGCCGCTGGTGGAGAACGAGGACGGCAAGCTGGTCGAGGCGGGCCTGCCGCTGCAGCCGTCGATGGCCGCCGTCGCGGGAGCGCTGGTCGCCGTCAGCCTGACCCTGACCGTGTTCGGCGGCCCGTTGTTCGGGTTCACCGACCGGGCGGCGCACGACGCGCGCAGCGGCGCGTACTCCGCCGCCGTGCTGCCGGAGGGGGTGCGATGAGCCGGGAGCCTCACGGCGGGGACGGGAGCCGGGTGCCCACCCGGCGGGTCCGCCCCGGCTGGCGGTCGATCCTGATCGGCGTGCTGATCTGG encodes:
- a CDS encoding Na+/H+ antiporter subunit D; protein product: MTWLVPMPILLALFGAGLTLILGRRPNAQRAVSVTVLSLIVAVAAVLAYRADRVGVQVTRIAGWPAPQGISLVADRLSTLLLLVSSVICLLVLLFSLGQEEEQRRRETPISIFHPTFLALTAGVSNAFLTGDLFNLYVGFEMLLFASFVLLTLGGTGERIRAGTTYVVVSLVSSLLFLVALAAVYAATGTVNMAQAGARLAALPIEVQQVIHFLLITVFGIKAAVFPLSAWLPDSYPTAPAPVTAVFAGLLTKVGVYAMIRTQTVLFPDNALQVPMLVIGILTMILGILGAIAQGEIKRMLSFTLVSHIGYMVFGIALDSDAGLSGAIFYTAHHILVQTALFLVAGLIERRGGSTSLNELGGLASASPVLGALFLVPALNLAGVPPLSGFIGKVGLLRAGVGAHNWLAGVGVGAVLLTSLLTLFAVAKIWNRAFWQAMPLVENEDGKLVEAGLPLQPSMAAVAGALVAVSLTLTVFGGPLFGFTDRAAHDARSGAYSAAVLPEGVR